One segment of Agromyces albus DNA contains the following:
- a CDS encoding DUF3566 domain-containing protein translates to MSSVADKLARKSNRKTPAKQVRLRLVYIDFWSAVKLSFLVAVCLAVVSIVATFLVHTVLNSTGIFEQVNSLVQDVAGSSGDLTAVLSLGNVMGFAVVASLLNLVVITALGAILAVLYNLSVKITGGILVGFTNN, encoded by the coding sequence ATGAGTAGCGTCGCCGACAAGCTGGCCCGCAAGTCGAACCGGAAGACCCCTGCCAAGCAGGTGCGCCTCCGGCTCGTCTACATCGACTTCTGGTCGGCGGTGAAGCTCTCGTTCCTCGTCGCGGTCTGCCTCGCAGTGGTCAGCATCGTCGCGACGTTCCTCGTCCACACGGTGCTGAACTCGACGGGCATCTTCGAGCAGGTCAACTCGCTCGTGCAAGACGTCGCCGGGTCAAGTGGAGACCTCACGGCGGTGCTCTCTCTCGGCAACGTGATGGGCTTCGCGGTCGTCGCCTCGCTGCTCAACCTCGTGGTGATCACCGCGCTCGGAGCGATCCTCGCGGTGCTCTACAACCTGAGCGTCAAGATCACGGGTGGCATCCTCGTCGGGTTCACCAACAACTGA
- a CDS encoding DUF1801 domain-containing protein, whose product MTDRTNGAVRSTEVDEFLVGLEHPLASELAQMRERILEIAPADAVENVKWKAPNYAIDGVDRVTLGVDPRGRMRVVLHRGVKRVDADGFTFDDDTGLIVWPAPDRGVITLASGAEYAEHADAISGLVARWFSV is encoded by the coding sequence GTGACCGATAGGACGAACGGCGCCGTTCGCTCGACCGAGGTCGACGAGTTCCTCGTCGGTCTGGAGCATCCGCTCGCCTCGGAGCTGGCCCAGATGCGCGAGCGGATCCTCGAGATCGCGCCCGCGGACGCGGTCGAGAACGTGAAGTGGAAGGCGCCGAACTATGCAATCGACGGCGTCGATCGCGTCACGCTCGGGGTGGATCCGCGCGGCCGCATGAGGGTGGTGCTGCACCGCGGGGTGAAGCGAGTGGACGCCGACGGCTTCACGTTCGACGACGACACCGGCCTCATCGTCTGGCCTGCTCCCGACCGCGGTGTCATCACCCTCGCTTCAGGAGCGGAATACGCCGAGCACGCCGACGCCATCAGCGGACTCGTCGCCCGCTGGTTCAGCGTCTAG
- a CDS encoding NUDIX hydrolase: MDIRIAAYGVIIRDEQILLSHWNEHGRSGWTLPGGGVQGAEHPIEAVKREILEETGYEASVDRLLGIDTMVVPASKRHTGASPLYAMRVVYRAEVISGELRNEIGGSSDEARWFALDEVPGLRRVSLLDIALRLNAAEPADGVPPAAP, translated from the coding sequence ATGGACATCCGCATCGCCGCCTATGGAGTGATCATTCGTGACGAGCAGATCCTACTCTCGCACTGGAACGAGCACGGCCGGTCCGGATGGACGCTGCCGGGCGGCGGTGTGCAAGGGGCGGAGCACCCGATCGAGGCGGTGAAGCGCGAGATCCTCGAGGAGACCGGCTACGAGGCATCCGTCGATCGATTGCTCGGAATCGACACGATGGTCGTGCCCGCGTCGAAGCGACACACCGGTGCGTCGCCGCTCTATGCCATGCGGGTGGTCTACCGGGCGGAAGTCATCAGCGGCGAGCTTCGAAACGAGATCGGTGGCTCGAGCGACGAGGCGCGCTGGTTCGCGCTCGACGAGGTGCCTGGACTCCGGCGTGTGAGCCTGCTCGACATCGCGCTGCGACTGAACGCTGCAGAGCCCGCCGACGGAGTGCCGCCGGCCGCTCCGTAG
- a CDS encoding peptidylprolyl isomerase — MPIPTAVATLNTNHGPIKVDLYSHQAPKTVKNFVGLAIGEIEWTHPATGEKTTDPLYRDVVFHRIIPGFMIQGGDPLGQGVGGPGYQFDDEINGELDFTEPYVLAMANAGLQGGRGTNGSQFFITVGPTTWLQGKHTIFGKVTDAASQAVVDKLASVATDGRDRPLEDVVLESVTIEQA; from the coding sequence ATGCCCATTCCCACCGCTGTCGCGACCCTCAATACCAACCATGGCCCGATCAAGGTCGACCTCTACAGCCACCAGGCACCGAAGACGGTCAAGAACTTCGTCGGCCTCGCGATCGGCGAGATCGAGTGGACCCACCCCGCCACCGGCGAGAAGACCACCGACCCGCTGTACCGCGACGTCGTCTTCCACCGCATCATCCCCGGTTTCATGATCCAGGGCGGCGACCCGCTGGGCCAGGGCGTGGGCGGACCGGGCTACCAGTTCGACGACGAGATCAACGGCGAGCTCGACTTCACGGAGCCCTACGTGCTCGCGATGGCGAACGCCGGCCTCCAGGGCGGCCGCGGCACCAACGGCTCGCAGTTCTTCATCACCGTCGGCCCCACCACGTGGCTGCAGGGCAAGCACACCATCTTCGGCAAGGTGACGGATGCCGCCAGCCAGGCCGTGGTCGACAAGCTCGCCTCCGTGGCCACCGACGGCCGCGACCGGCCGCTCGAAGACGTCGTGCTCGAGAGCGTCACCATCGAGCAGGCCTGA
- a CDS encoding rhomboid family intramembrane serine protease — MREQRASVPRTKPVALTRFRSVARGGGPIVTYSIIAVTFAVFLLQLVPGLGVTSELLYAGGYSAPGSFEPWRMLTTMLVHSTGLIFHVLLNMYTLWIFGQLLEGMLGRSRFLALYLIAGLGGSIGVLWLSSPFVPVVGASGAIFGLMGAFLVIQRRLGGQTTQLLVLLGINLVIGFLPGLNIAWQAHLGGFLVGAIVGWIYIETRKRSQQALQVWLLAALVVVLLLLSLRYFMLPIGYLLSYPQLSPQLGRVTRM; from the coding sequence ATGCGTGAGCAGCGCGCCTCGGTGCCGCGCACGAAGCCGGTCGCGCTCACACGCTTTCGCTCTGTCGCCCGCGGCGGCGGGCCCATCGTCACGTACTCGATCATCGCCGTCACGTTCGCGGTCTTCCTCCTGCAGCTGGTTCCCGGCCTCGGCGTCACGAGCGAGCTGCTGTACGCGGGAGGCTACTCGGCCCCGGGCAGCTTCGAGCCGTGGCGCATGCTCACGACGATGCTGGTGCACTCCACCGGCCTCATCTTCCACGTGCTGCTCAACATGTACACGCTGTGGATCTTCGGCCAGTTGCTCGAGGGCATGCTCGGCCGCTCGCGATTCCTTGCGCTCTACCTGATCGCGGGCCTCGGCGGCTCGATCGGCGTGCTCTGGCTCAGCAGTCCGTTCGTGCCCGTCGTCGGGGCATCCGGCGCCATCTTCGGGCTCATGGGCGCATTCCTCGTGATCCAACGGCGGCTCGGAGGGCAGACGACCCAGCTTTTGGTGCTGCTCGGCATCAACCTCGTGATCGGATTCCTGCCCGGGCTGAACATCGCGTGGCAGGCGCACCTGGGCGGCTTCCTCGTCGGCGCGATCGTCGGCTGGATCTACATCGAGACGCGGAAGCGATCGCAACAGGCGCTGCAGGTGTGGCTGCTCGCCGCGCTCGTAGTGGTGCTCCTGCTGCTCAGCCTGCGGTACTTCATGCTGCCGATCGGCTACCTGCTGAGTTATCCACAGCTCTCTCCACAGCTGGGGAGAGTTACACGCATGTAG
- a CDS encoding cell division protein CrgA, giving the protein MARTKSSKPARAEPASGEEAPNPVWFKPVMFGFMLLGLAWIIVFYVSQGRLPIPDLNSWNILVGFGIAFIGFLMTTRWR; this is encoded by the coding sequence ATGGCACGTACGAAATCATCGAAGCCCGCGCGCGCAGAACCGGCAAGCGGCGAAGAGGCGCCGAACCCGGTGTGGTTCAAGCCCGTCATGTTCGGCTTCATGCTGCTCGGGCTCGCCTGGATCATCGTCTTCTACGTGAGCCAGGGTCGGCTCCCCATCCCCGACCTGAACTCGTGGAACATCCTCGTCGGCTTCGGCATCGCCTTCATCGGCTTCCTCATGACCACTCGCTGGCGCTGA